In the genome of Desulfonauticus submarinus, the window ACCATACTTAGGATACCCACTATTTCTTTATCTGGGTCTTCCCATTCTTTTTGCACTAAAGCATTACGAATAAGGTCTCTTATTGCCTCTGATCTGGTTTGATAACTTTTTTCCTCACAAAGTTTATCAAATTTTTTTAGCAAATCTGAATCTAAAGAAACGCCAAAACGAATAGTTTTTCCCACTTTCGCCTCCTTTTACAAGGTTTTTGGTTAGCATTAATATTTCCTGCTAACAATTCCCCTTTTATTCTACTATCATAAAACAAACTTTAAAAGCTTACTGCTCCAACTGCCAAACTTCTACTATAGGATCTTGGTCCTGCAAACTTATCTTCTGACTAGCTATTTTTTGGACTTTCCACCCCTTAGTTTCTAAAAAAGGTATACTTTCTAAAGAAACATCTCTTCTTGGATTACTAAGCCAAATAAAACCGCCTGGTTTTAATATTTGAGAAAATAGAGAGTTTATTGGTTCAAAAAAACATTTCTCATACAAAACATCGCTCGCCAAAATAAAATCCACACTATTTGCTTTTAAACTAGGTTGAAGCCAATCCATTGTTAAAAATAATAAATTTCTTACTTGATTATATTTTTGACTCATCTTCGCAAAATAAAGGGCTTCATATTCACAGTCAAAACTAACCATTTTACTACCTATTTTAGCAGCTACCATACTTACTAATCCCAGTCCACAGCCTACTTCCAAACCTAACTTATTTTTAAAACGCTCTTTATTGTTATCCACCAACTCAGCAAGCAATTTAGCAGCAGGCCAAATTTCTAGCCAATAAGGTATATTATCTACTTCATCTTCCCCTATTCTATTCCAGTACGACTCCAAGTCTGTAGGTCTAAAAAAAGTCCATTTACAAAAATTAATGTCTATATTTAAAATTTTTGTCATAGCGTAATAAACAATTTTTCTTACTCTTTTATCCCACCTGCCATATAAAAACCTATTTGTTTCACTTGCTCTTTGTCATGCACAGAAAAGTCTGCTACTATTTTGCCTCGAAAAATTACTGCAACCCTATCAGCCAATGTTAGAGCTTCATTAAGGTCTCCACTTACCAACAAAATACCTGCGTGGGCTTTAGCCTTTGTGAGGAGAGAAAAAACCTCATTTGTAGCGCCAATATCTAATCCCTGAGTAGGTTGCTCTGCTATAATCAGTTTAGGTCTTCGATAAAATTCCCGCGCCAATACCAACTTTTGCAAATTCCCACCACTTAAATGTTTTGCCTGTACCTTAGTTGAAGGTGTTTTTATTTT includes:
- a CDS encoding class I SAM-dependent methyltransferase, coding for MTKILNIDINFCKWTFFRPTDLESYWNRIGEDEVDNIPYWLEIWPAAKLLAELVDNNKERFKNKLGLEVGCGLGLVSMVAAKIGSKMVSFDCEYEALYFAKMSQKYNQVRNLLFLTMDWLQPSLKANSVDFILASDVLYEKCFFEPINSLFSQILKPGGFIWLSNPRRDVSLESIPFLETKGWKVQKIASQKISLQDQDPIVEVWQLEQ